In one window of Tumebacillus algifaecis DNA:
- a CDS encoding threonine/serine exporter family protein: protein MEIERSVLQVLLLVGVAFSATVCYAVLYQIPKQALLLVGCVGLGAWLVQYISLQLWTSPVFAALLGGVFVGGASEKLARMMRMPVTVFVVGGIVPLVPGSSAMATMREFVMGNYLEGLSRGTLTMLIASAISAGLVLAGSLLRQDRRGKRARKSQ, encoded by the coding sequence ATGGAAATCGAACGGAGCGTGCTACAAGTGTTGCTCTTGGTGGGCGTCGCGTTCTCAGCGACCGTCTGCTATGCGGTGCTCTATCAGATCCCCAAACAGGCGCTGCTCTTGGTCGGCTGCGTCGGGCTTGGCGCATGGCTCGTCCAATACATCTCGCTACAACTCTGGACGTCGCCTGTCTTTGCCGCACTGTTAGGCGGGGTGTTCGTCGGGGGGGCCAGCGAAAAGCTGGCTCGCATGATGCGGATGCCCGTCACGGTGTTTGTCGTCGGCGGGATCGTACCGCTCGTCCCCGGCTCATCGGCGATGGCGACGATGCGGGAATTTGTGATGGGCAATTATCTGGAGGGGTTGTCGCGCGGGACGCTGACGATGTTGATCGCCTCGGCGATCTCGGCAGGTCTCGTGCTGGCCGGTTCGTTGTTGCGTCAAGATAGGAGGGGGAAGCGTGCTCGGAAAAGTCAGTGA
- a CDS encoding serine/threonine protein kinase has product MATWQPTSSKPLFCSGEVVRGVWNKRSYLVEGLLGRGANGEVYRVRKTNGERLALKVSPQSSDIALEHKILQQLQGAARGIDLGPLVFDLDDVSTPRGKAFFYVMEQVHGTALPPFLKKRGRHWTSVLMLQLCTYLEQMHQLGFCFGDLKVENCLVDEQRGRLRLVDFGGVTPFGRGVKEYTEWYDRAWWGQGSRRAEESYDVFALSMMVVALLAPDLRHKLAALTVPNFSLLMQSVAADPRFGPWRKALQSVWSGRTKTVARFRELLLPMVNASVQHEKREKRDNPSHDWSDVLLFGSAAVLIGVVCLIFL; this is encoded by the coding sequence ATGGCGACATGGCAGCCTACGTCATCTAAGCCGCTGTTTTGCAGTGGAGAAGTGGTAAGAGGCGTCTGGAACAAGCGGAGCTACCTCGTCGAAGGGTTGCTCGGTCGCGGGGCCAACGGCGAAGTGTACCGCGTGCGCAAAACGAACGGAGAACGGCTGGCGCTAAAAGTGTCGCCTCAGTCGAGTGACATCGCGCTGGAACATAAAATATTGCAACAGCTGCAAGGGGCGGCCCGGGGCATCGACCTCGGGCCGCTCGTCTTTGACTTGGATGATGTGAGCACGCCGCGGGGCAAGGCGTTCTTTTACGTGATGGAACAGGTGCATGGCACGGCGTTACCCCCATTTTTGAAAAAAAGGGGTCGGCACTGGACGAGCGTCCTGATGCTCCAACTGTGTACCTATCTGGAGCAGATGCATCAGCTCGGCTTCTGTTTTGGCGACTTGAAGGTGGAGAACTGTCTGGTCGATGAGCAGCGCGGACGTCTGCGCTTGGTCGATTTTGGTGGGGTGACGCCGTTTGGGCGCGGGGTGAAGGAGTACACCGAATGGTACGACCGGGCCTGGTGGGGGCAGGGCAGCCGCCGCGCGGAGGAGTCTTACGATGTGTTCGCGCTGTCGATGATGGTCGTGGCCCTGCTCGCTCCCGACCTGCGCCACAAGTTGGCCGCACTGACAGTGCCCAATTTCTCATTGTTGATGCAGAGCGTGGCGGCCGACCCACGTTTTGGCCCGTGGCGCAAGGCGCTGCAGTCTGTGTGGAGCGGGCGGACGAAGACGGTGGCGCGCTTTCGGGAACTGCTGTTGCCGATGGTCAATGCGAGCGTACAGCATGAAAAACGGGAGAAGAGGGACAATCCGTCCCACGATTGGAGCGATGTGCTGTTGTTCGGCTCGGCTGCCGTGCTCATCGGCGTCGTTTGCCTGATCTTTTTGTAG
- a CDS encoding vWA domain-containing protein yields the protein MWQKMKMKQILLITDGCSNKGSDPVQAARMAHGQGIAVNVIGIVDGGDLGSAGRIEAAEIAEAGGGLSRIVEAKQLAMTMHMMTKHTVQMTIQQVVNKELKQLLGTDAEGLPPEKRTEVAEMVDRMGDEALLQLVLLIDTSASMHDKLPTVREAIRDLQIGLDVRKGAHQVAILSFPGSSKEDVCVLADFSAAPNLNKLSNDLRAQGGTPTGPAIERALQLFAGNAKPDLTPYREEDDRDGDMAAYVI from the coding sequence ATGTGGCAAAAGATGAAGATGAAGCAGATTTTGTTGATTACCGACGGGTGTTCGAACAAAGGAAGCGACCCGGTGCAGGCAGCCCGCATGGCGCATGGCCAGGGAATTGCGGTCAATGTGATCGGCATCGTCGATGGCGGTGATCTGGGCTCAGCTGGGCGGATCGAAGCTGCGGAGATCGCCGAAGCGGGCGGTGGGCTGTCGCGAATTGTGGAAGCGAAGCAATTGGCGATGACGATGCATATGATGACAAAGCACACGGTGCAGATGACGATTCAGCAGGTGGTCAACAAAGAGCTGAAGCAACTCCTTGGCACCGACGCAGAAGGTCTGCCGCCAGAAAAGCGCACCGAGGTGGCGGAGATGGTTGATCGCATGGGCGATGAAGCGTTGTTGCAACTGGTTCTGCTAATCGACACGTCCGCTTCGATGCACGACAAACTGCCCACGGTGCGCGAGGCGATTCGCGACCTGCAGATCGGTCTCGACGTGAGGAAAGGCGCGCATCAGGTGGCGATCCTCTCGTTCCCCGGCTCCTCGAAAGAAGATGTGTGCGTGCTGGCCGACTTCAGCGCCGCACCCAATCTGAACAAGCTTTCCAACGACCTGCGCGCCCAAGGTGGCACGCCGACCGGACCTGCGATCGAGCGCGCTTTGCAACTGTTCGCTGGGAACGCCAAGCCCGATCTGACTCCCTACCGTGAAGAGGACGACCGCGATGGCGACATGGCAGCCTACGTCATCTAA